From the genome of Wolbachia endosymbiont (group B) of Parapoynx stratiotata, one region includes:
- a CDS encoding ribonuclease D, producing MLISTTSELENACKELMEKDPKFIAIDTEFIRNNLTYYPKLSLIQISYGEKSFIVDALVPEIDLSFIKKMMLNQGIIKVFHSCRQDIESLLTVFKCVPTPIFDTQVAAMFCHYYHDFIGYSKVVEQYQGIALDKIKAKNSDWLRRPLSEDQLDYAINDVVYLYDLYQILCNKLEESNRMSWFQEEMELLVDINKYLHSPKDAWRRIKFNYEANPRLMLVVKAVSEWQETLAQRYNINRNKVINNAVIIGLIEKNVERIDEVLDDLERNTKNIKEEDLLEFMNIFNENEKEFVQQNYTLSDNYDKSVFDILSIILESKCKENNISRKLVSSKDELAGSISGQIDKLFKGWRYDFFGKSVESFLNAGSRFEILMVKSADSTAKIRSNLVKNNRITC from the coding sequence ATGCTAATTAGTACGACATCGGAACTGGAAAATGCATGTAAAGAATTGATGGAAAAAGATCCAAAATTTATAGCAATTGACACGGAGTTCATTAGAAATAATTTAACCTACTACCCAAAATTATCGTTAATTCAAATTTCTTACGGAGAGAAGAGTTTTATTGTAGATGCATTAGTGCCAGAAATTGATTTATCATTCATTAAGAAAATGATGCTAAATCAGGGAATAATCAAAGTGTTTCATAGCTGCCGGCAGGATATAGAATCCTTACTCACTGTGTTTAAATGTGTTCCCACTCCTATTTTTGATACCCAAGTTGCTGCTATGTTTTGCCATTATTATCATGACTTTATTGGTTATTCAAAAGTAGTAGAGCAATATCAAGGAATAGCACTGGATAAAATTAAAGCTAAAAATTCAGACTGGTTAAGGCGTCCATTGTCTGAGGATCAACTAGACTATGCAATAAACGACGTGGTATATCTATATGATCTATACCAAATATTGTGCAATAAACTTGAAGAAAGTAATAGGATGAGTTGGTTTCAAGAAGAGATGGAATTATTGGTTGATATAAATAAGTATTTGCATAGTCCAAAAGATGCATGGAGGAGGATTAAATTTAACTATGAAGCAAATCCGAGGCTAATGTTAGTTGTTAAAGCAGTGAGTGAGTGGCAAGAGACTTTAGCACAACGCTATAACATCAATCGTAATAAAGTAATTAATAATGCTGTAATAATTGGTCTTATTGAAAAAAATGTGGAGCGTATTGACGAGGTTTTAGATGATCTTGAGAGGAACACAAAAAATATAAAAGAGGAAGATTTATTAGAATTTATGAATATTTTCAATGAGAATGAGAAGGAGTTTGTGCAGCAAAATTATACTCTGTCAGATAATTATGATAAATCTGTATTTGATATACTCTCGATTATTTTAGAGAGCAAATGTAAGGAAAATAACATATCAAGAAAGTTAGTTTCATCAAAAGATGAGTTAGCTGGTTCAATATCTGGGCAGATAGATAAACTATTCAAGGGGTGGAGATATGATTTTTTCGGTAAGTCAGTTGAATCATTTTTGAACGCAGGCTCAAGGTTTGAGATTTTAATGGTAAAATCTGCTGATAGTACAGCTAAAATTCGGAGTAATCTCGTGAAAAATAACCGTATCACGTGCTGA
- the coaE gene encoding dephospho-CoA kinase (Dephospho-CoA kinase (CoaE) performs the final step in coenzyme A biosynthesis.): protein MIIGLTGGIAVGKSFVANCFKEFGAALFDADSVVHQLYKVDKNIISYAEEKFPGVVVNGKIDRTVLSKYFLAHDENWKQFQSLVHSAVRNELEFFIDHEKENNRKLLVLDIPLLLETRFHLYCDFIVFIHADSVVQAQRISERNMDKEKLNLMFSIQLPIEEKRQMSNFIIDSSANVFSQVKDIINSLDLST, encoded by the coding sequence ATGATCATAGGTTTAACAGGTGGGATTGCAGTTGGAAAGAGCTTTGTAGCCAATTGCTTTAAAGAATTTGGTGCCGCTTTGTTTGATGCCGACTCTGTCGTGCACCAGCTTTATAAAGTGGACAAAAACATAATAAGTTATGCAGAAGAAAAATTTCCTGGGGTAGTAGTAAATGGAAAAATTGATAGAACAGTATTGTCTAAATATTTTTTAGCACATGATGAAAATTGGAAGCAATTCCAGTCTTTAGTACATTCCGCTGTGCGAAATGAATTAGAATTTTTTATTGATCATGAGAAAGAAAACAACAGAAAACTTCTAGTTCTAGACATTCCACTCCTGCTGGAAACGAGATTCCATTTGTATTGCGATTTTATTGTTTTTATCCATGCAGATAGCGTTGTGCAAGCTCAAAGGATTAGTGAGCGTAATATGGATAAAGAAAAGCTGAATCTAATGTTCAGTATTCAGCTACCTATTGAAGAAAAAAGGCAAATGAGTAACTTCATAATCGATAGCAGCGCAAATGTTTTTTCTCAAGTGAAAGACATAATAAACTCGTTAGACCTCAGCACGTGA
- a CDS encoding NAD(P)H-dependent flavin oxidoreductase — protein sequence MKDKIKKIVISGKEVWPIIEGGKGIAISDGGSSGAFAAADAVGTFSGANAKLIDDNGELVPLIYKGKTRNEKHEELIKYSIEAGVSQAKIANEISKGRGRIHMNVLWEMGAAEQVLHGILEKAKGLVHGITCGAGMPYRLGEIAAKYQVYYYPIISSARAFKALWKRAYQKISSFLLGGVVYEDPWLAGGHNGLSNSEDPELPQAPFERVAELRSFMNEVGLAETPIVMAGGVWHLKDWEHWFDNLQIGPIAFQLGTRPLLTKESQISTEWKKKLLTLEEGDVFLNKFSPTGFYSSAVRNNFIRELQERNSRQIKFSESASGEFNNEFAMGSRGRKIYLTVKDKELANAWIKAGYTEVMKTPDTTVIFVTPGKFAEIRQDQINCMGCLSHCLFSNWKDHGDHSTGRKPDPRSFCIQKTLQNIVHDGNVENELMFSGHNVYRFKQDPFYENGYVPTVKELVERILTGY from the coding sequence TTGAAAGATAAGATAAAAAAGATAGTGATTTCAGGGAAAGAAGTGTGGCCAATCATTGAGGGCGGTAAAGGTATTGCAATCAGTGATGGAGGATCAAGTGGGGCATTTGCTGCAGCGGATGCTGTTGGTACGTTTTCTGGTGCAAATGCTAAACTTATCGATGACAATGGCGAGCTGGTACCACTAATTTATAAAGGTAAAACAAGAAATGAAAAGCACGAAGAGTTAATCAAGTATAGTATTGAGGCTGGAGTTAGTCAAGCAAAAATAGCGAATGAAATATCAAAGGGCCGTGGAAGAATACATATGAACGTGCTTTGGGAAATGGGAGCAGCAGAACAAGTCCTTCATGGCATATTAGAAAAAGCAAAAGGCTTAGTTCATGGCATCACTTGCGGTGCTGGTATGCCTTACAGGCTTGGAGAAATTGCAGCTAAATATCAAGTTTATTACTACCCCATTATCTCATCAGCACGTGCTTTTAAAGCGTTGTGGAAACGTGCTTACCAAAAAATATCTTCTTTTTTACTTGGTGGAGTAGTATATGAGGATCCGTGGCTTGCTGGTGGTCACAATGGGCTCAGTAATAGTGAAGACCCAGAATTACCGCAGGCTCCATTTGAAAGAGTTGCAGAGCTTAGATCTTTCATGAACGAGGTTGGTCTTGCTGAAACGCCAATTGTTATGGCAGGGGGAGTGTGGCATTTGAAGGATTGGGAACATTGGTTTGACAATTTACAAATCGGACCAATAGCTTTTCAGCTTGGTACTCGTCCACTTTTAACAAAAGAAAGTCAGATTTCTACAGAGTGGAAAAAGAAGTTACTTACTTTAGAAGAAGGTGATGTATTTTTAAACAAATTTAGTCCAACAGGGTTTTACTCATCTGCAGTAAGAAATAACTTCATACGTGAGCTACAGGAGAGGAATTCACGTCAAATAAAATTTTCGGAAAGTGCAAGCGGAGAGTTTAATAATGAATTTGCAATGGGTAGCAGAGGTAGAAAGATTTACCTCACTGTAAAAGACAAAGAGCTAGCAAATGCATGGATTAAAGCAGGGTATACAGAGGTAATGAAAACTCCAGATACAACTGTTATTTTTGTGACACCAGGCAAATTTGCGGAAATAAGACAAGATCAAATTAATTGCATGGGATGTTTAAGCCATTGTCTGTTTAGCAATTGGAAAGATCATGGTGACCATTCAACAGGGCGAAAGCCAGACCCACGGAGTTTCTGTATACAAAAGACACTGCAAAACATTGTACATGACGGCAATGTTGAAAATGAACTCATGTTTTCTGGACACAATGTGTACAGATTTAAGCAAGACCCATTTTATGAAAATGGCTACGTACCGACAGTAAAAGAATTGGTGGAAAGGATATTAACTGGGTATTAG
- a CDS encoding DUF1129 domain-containing protein, giving the protein MRDSVLKRYALAYIKENGSDNGVQEFLCSCGMQNIENWSDKIFEDAYKGFKRSNPTNDQHSTEYDRSNRQQTTGPQVTHVHDNRGLDFWDYLLLSNLFGGRTTVINNPGFDTVGYQSREDKKKDSEDSRKLLALGIVAVVACVAFHALMCVWYNSSEKTARKSEKIDYLDSQLKMFRNIEFAVGAISLAALIGCAINPVLPVWGLVILGINSLVCLAGGVAFHMKHKKESENIKKAEEAVDSYPGQGRSCGGYDSSPPPYPNTVPSAPSYDETRPGGLFSHSNAEKHSGNHGCNV; this is encoded by the coding sequence ATGCGTGATAGTGTTTTAAAAAGGTATGCACTTGCCTATATAAAAGAAAATGGCAGTGACAATGGTGTTCAAGAATTTTTATGTTCTTGTGGTATGCAAAATATTGAGAACTGGAGTGATAAAATTTTTGAAGATGCGTATAAGGGATTTAAGCGCAGTAATCCAACTAATGATCAGCACAGTACAGAATATGATAGAAGCAATAGGCAACAAACTACAGGCCCTCAAGTCACGCACGTACATGATAATAGAGGTTTAGATTTTTGGGATTATTTACTACTTAGCAACCTGTTTGGTGGTCGTACTACAGTTATAAATAACCCTGGTTTTGATACTGTTGGCTACCAAAGCAGAGAAGATAAGAAAAAAGACTCAGAAGACAGCAGGAAATTATTAGCTTTAGGGATAGTAGCTGTAGTTGCGTGTGTTGCTTTCCATGCTTTAATGTGTGTTTGGTACAACAGCAGCGAAAAAACGGCTAGAAAGTCAGAAAAAATAGATTATCTAGATAGTCAACTTAAAATGTTCAGAAATATAGAATTTGCAGTTGGTGCAATTTCTTTAGCAGCTTTGATAGGTTGCGCTATTAACCCAGTCTTACCAGTTTGGGGTTTAGTCATTCTTGGCATTAATTCTCTTGTGTGTCTTGCTGGTGGTGTGGCTTTTCATATGAAACATAAGAAAGAGTCAGAAAATATTAAGAAGGCTGAAGAAGCGGTAGATAGCTATCCTGGACAAGGGCGTAGTTGTGGAGGTTATGATTCATCACCACCTCCTTACCCTAATACTGTTCCAAGTGCTCCTTCTTATGATGAAACCAGACCTGGTGGGTTGTTTTCTCATTCTAATGCGGAAAAACATTCTGGAAATCATGGATGTAATGTATGA
- a CDS encoding transposase → MKQELIINYTENMDVLQEERKFMQIFQRERISIVAGWIGMRFIAPMTFKGGCDKEVFNIWLEKPKLPLGTTIVMDNATFHKTTKTKSLIESFGCHVLYLPTYSPDLNPIEHCWHTIKSRLRPLMYKCTDLQLLVGNTIMEIYHSF, encoded by the coding sequence ATGAAGCAGGAGTTGATAATAAATTATACCGAGAATATGGACGTGCTCCAAGAGGAAAGAAAATTTATGCAGATATTCCAGCGAGAGAGAATCAGTATAGTAGCCGGGTGGATTGGAATGAGATTTATTGCACCAATGACTTTCAAAGGTGGGTGTGACAAAGAGGTATTCAATATATGGTTGGAGAAACCTAAATTGCCACTTGGCACAACCATAGTTATGGATAATGCTACATTTCATAAGACCACTAAAACAAAATCATTAATAGAGTCTTTTGGCTGTCATGTGCTGTATCTTCCAACATATTCACCAGATTTGAATCCCATAGAACACTGTTGGCATACCATCAAAAGCCGCCTCAGACCTCTAATGTATAAATGTACAGACTTACAACTTTTGGTTGGTAATACCATAATGGAAATTTATCATTCATTTTAG
- a CDS encoding transposase, whose product MAYSVDLREKAISMIGKGKTKVEVAELLEIGIATLYRWLKKKAAGESLKPSKNGSFIRKIDPKILEEYVTKNPDHTLAEMKQNLGFGINSIWYRLKQLKITLKKSHTISRAQSRSSLLIKSQK is encoded by the coding sequence ATGGCGTATAGTGTGGATTTAAGAGAAAAGGCAATATCGATGATAGGAAAAGGGAAGACGAAGGTTGAGGTGGCAGAGCTTCTGGAGATAGGAATAGCAACTTTGTACCGCTGGTTAAAAAAGAAAGCTGCTGGTGAAAGCCTCAAGCCATCTAAAAACGGCAGCTTCATTCGAAAAATAGACCCAAAAATACTCGAAGAATATGTTACAAAGAATCCAGATCATACTCTGGCAGAGATGAAACAAAATCTTGGATTTGGAATAAATTCAATTTGGTATAGACTAAAACAGCTAAAAATTACTTTAAAAAAAAGTCACACTATATCAAGAGCGCAATCAAGAAGCAGTTTATTGATAAAATCTCAAAAATAG
- a CDS encoding reverse transcriptase domain-containing protein: MNKTKSFDIPKQLIWRAYKQVSKNKGAAGVDEVSITKFEENLKDNLYKLWNRMSSGSYFPEPVKAVAIPKDTGGGQRILGVPSVFDRIGQTAASMYLELLVEPKFHEDSYGYRPNKSALDAVDTARKRCWRYDWTIDLDISGFFDNLDHELALQAIKKHTNCKWIILYVERWMKAAIQLEDGSKVVREKGVPQGGSVSPIISNIFMQGTFKKVCQTEKKVIN, encoded by the coding sequence ATGAATAAAACAAAGTCTTTTGATATACCAAAGCAACTTATTTGGAGGGCTTATAAACAAGTATCGAAAAATAAAGGTGCGGCTGGTGTGGATGAGGTATCGATAACAAAGTTTGAAGAGAACCTGAAGGATAATCTGTACAAACTATGGAATCGGATGTCATCAGGAAGTTATTTTCCAGAGCCTGTAAAAGCTGTAGCAATACCGAAAGATACGGGAGGGGGACAAAGAATTTTAGGTGTTCCTTCAGTATTCGACAGGATAGGGCAAACGGCTGCTTCTATGTATCTTGAGCTGCTAGTAGAGCCAAAATTCCATGAAGATTCATATGGTTATAGACCAAATAAATCAGCACTGGATGCGGTAGATACTGCAAGGAAAAGATGCTGGAGGTATGATTGGACGATAGATCTAGATATATCCGGGTTTTTCGACAATTTGGATCACGAGTTGGCATTGCAAGCTATCAAGAAGCATACAAACTGCAAATGGATCATACTGTATGTTGAAAGGTGGATGAAAGCCGCTATTCAGCTAGAAGATGGCAGTAAGGTAGTTAGGGAAAAGGGAGTTCCGCAAGGAGGTTCAGTTAGCCCAATCATTTCGAATATATTCATGCAGGGAACGTTCAAAAAAGTGTGTCAAACCGAAAAAAAAGTAATAAATTGA
- a CDS encoding IS256 family transposase, producing MGQANRTTGLVDYKELETNILSSIREGRPLTGRDGALTPFIKRLLEASLEGEIESHMSAKSEENNRRNGRNAKTLRTSSGSFELLTPRDREGSFEPQIVKKRQTSLHPELEAKVLSTYASGMGYRDIASHVEEIYDHKISAAEISSITDKLLPVINEWRSRPLQSVYPIVFMDGMFFKVKEDGHCISKCMYNILGINQNGRKEVLGFYLAESEGANFWLGVLNDLKERGVEDILIACIDGLKSFPAAINSVFPKAEVQLCIVHQIRNSLKYVSSKDVKVFMNDLKKIYRASSKEIAENYLLELEEKWGEKYPLVIKSWQNNWENLSSYFKYSGQVRKLIYTTNPIEGLHRQIRKFTKTKGSFTSTNALYKQVYCAIKKVEQKWIMALPNWALTMSQLDIFFPDRLKIELN from the coding sequence ATGGGTCAAGCAAATAGAACTACTGGTTTGGTAGATTATAAAGAATTAGAAACAAATATCCTGTCATCTATACGAGAAGGAAGACCATTGACAGGAAGAGATGGAGCATTAACACCGTTTATAAAAAGGTTGCTAGAGGCAAGTCTGGAAGGTGAAATAGAAAGCCACATGTCAGCTAAAAGTGAAGAAAATAACCGAAGAAATGGAAGGAATGCAAAAACTTTACGTACAAGTTCAGGCTCATTTGAACTATTAACACCAAGAGACAGAGAAGGAAGCTTTGAACCGCAAATAGTCAAAAAAAGGCAAACAAGCCTACATCCAGAACTTGAAGCAAAGGTCTTAAGCACATATGCCAGTGGCATGGGATACAGAGATATAGCTTCACATGTTGAGGAAATATATGACCACAAAATATCAGCAGCAGAGATATCCAGTATTACTGATAAACTGCTACCAGTAATCAATGAATGGCGCAGCCGCCCACTGCAATCAGTGTATCCAATAGTGTTTATGGATGGCATGTTCTTTAAGGTCAAGGAGGACGGACATTGTATAAGTAAATGCATGTATAATATATTGGGCATAAATCAAAATGGCAGAAAAGAAGTATTAGGTTTTTATTTGGCTGAAAGTGAAGGAGCTAACTTCTGGTTGGGAGTTCTAAATGACCTAAAAGAGCGAGGAGTAGAAGATATTCTAATTGCCTGCATTGATGGGCTAAAAAGCTTTCCTGCGGCTATAAATAGTGTGTTTCCTAAGGCAGAAGTACAGCTATGTATAGTGCATCAGATAAGGAATTCACTGAAATATGTATCTAGCAAAGATGTAAAAGTTTTCATGAATGATTTGAAAAAAATATATCGTGCTTCAAGTAAAGAGATCGCTGAGAATTATCTGCTTGAGCTGGAAGAAAAATGGGGAGAGAAGTATCCTTTAGTTATAAAATCCTGGCAGAACAATTGGGAAAACTTATCCAGTTATTTTAAGTATTCTGGGCAAGTTAGGAAGCTGATTTACACCACCAATCCAATTGAGGGGTTGCATAGACAAATCAGGAAATTTACTAAAACTAAGGGTTCATTTACTAGTACAAATGCCTTGTACAAACAGGTATATTGTGCTATAAAAAAGGTAGAGCAAAAGTGGATTATGGCTCTCCCTAATTGGGCTTTAACTATGTCTCAACTTGATATTTTCTTTCCAGATAGATTGAAAATTGAGTTGAACTAA
- a CDS encoding reverse transcriptase domain-containing protein encodes MNVPFMHHVFDIWMKQNYPTVPFERYVDDAIVHCKTQKQAEFMRVMIKERLAKYKLKLHPDKTQIVYCKDGNRKNMFPTQSFDYLGYTFRPRKAKSKIGKYFVAFLPAISNKVKKKITTTIRSWKILRKTHITLEEISKKVNPIVRERSKKCVKPHLGTFKKVCQAAFLVQLNFQSIWKENIKLRNS; translated from the coding sequence TTGAACGTTCCCTTCATGCATCACGTATTTGATATATGGATGAAACAGAACTACCCTACAGTACCATTTGAGAGGTATGTAGATGATGCAATAGTGCACTGCAAGACGCAAAAACAGGCAGAATTTATGAGAGTAATGATCAAAGAAAGATTAGCTAAATATAAGCTAAAGTTACATCCTGATAAAACACAAATTGTGTATTGTAAGGATGGCAACAGGAAGAATATGTTTCCTACACAAAGCTTTGATTACCTAGGATATACTTTTAGACCTAGAAAAGCAAAGAGCAAGATAGGGAAATATTTCGTTGCATTTCTTCCAGCAATTAGCAATAAGGTTAAGAAAAAGATTACTACAACCATAAGGTCATGGAAAATACTACGAAAAACACACATAACATTAGAGGAGATATCAAAGAAAGTAAATCCAATAGTCAGGGAACGTTCAAAAAAGTGTGTCAAGCCGCATTTGGGAACGTTCAAAAAAGTGTGTCAAGCCGCATTTTTAGTTCAACTCAATTTTCAATCTATCTGGAAAGAAAATATCAAGTTGAGAAATAGTTAA
- a CDS encoding IS256 family transposase produces the protein MGQANRTTGLVDYKELETNILSSIREGRPLTGRDGALTPFIKRLLEASLEGEIESHMSAKSEENNRRNGRNAKTLRTSSGSFELLTPRDREGSFEPQIVKKRQTSLHPELEAKVLSTYASGMGYRDIASHVEEIYDHKISAAEISSITDKLLPVINEWRSRPLQSVYPIVFMDGMFFKVKEDGHCISKCMYNILGINQNGRKEVLGFYLAESEGANFWLGVLNDLKERGVEDILIACIDGLKSFPAAINSVFPKAEVQLCIVHQIRNSLKYVSSKDVKVFMNDLKKIYRASSKEIAENYLLELEEKWGEKYPLVIKSWQNNWENLSSYFKYSGQVRKLIYTTNPIEGLHRQIRKFTKTKGSFTSTNALYKQVYCAIKKVEQKWIMALPNWALTISQLDIFFPDRLKIELN, from the coding sequence ATGGGTCAAGCAAATAGAACTACTGGTTTGGTAGATTATAAAGAATTAGAAACAAATATCCTGTCATCTATACGAGAAGGAAGACCATTGACAGGAAGAGATGGAGCATTAACACCGTTTATAAAAAGGTTGCTAGAGGCAAGTCTGGAAGGTGAAATAGAAAGCCACATGTCAGCTAAAAGTGAAGAAAATAACCGAAGAAATGGAAGGAATGCAAAAACTTTACGTACAAGTTCAGGCTCATTTGAACTATTAACACCAAGAGACAGAGAAGGAAGCTTTGAACCGCAAATAGTCAAAAAAAGGCAAACAAGCCTACATCCAGAACTTGAAGCAAAGGTCTTAAGCACATATGCCAGTGGCATGGGATACAGAGATATAGCTTCACATGTTGAGGAAATATATGACCACAAAATATCAGCAGCAGAGATATCCAGTATTACTGATAAACTGCTACCAGTAATCAATGAATGGCGCAGCCGCCCACTGCAATCAGTGTATCCAATAGTGTTTATGGATGGCATGTTCTTTAAGGTCAAGGAGGACGGACATTGTATAAGTAAATGCATGTATAATATATTGGGCATAAATCAAAATGGCAGAAAAGAAGTATTAGGTTTTTATTTGGCTGAAAGTGAAGGAGCTAACTTCTGGTTGGGAGTTCTAAATGACCTAAAAGAGCGAGGAGTAGAAGATATTCTAATTGCCTGCATTGATGGGCTAAAAAGCTTTCCTGCGGCTATAAATAGTGTGTTTCCTAAGGCAGAAGTACAGCTATGTATAGTGCATCAGATAAGGAATTCACTGAAATATGTATCTAGCAAAGATGTAAAAGTTTTCATGAATGATTTGAAAAAAATATATCGTGCTTCAAGTAAAGAGATCGCTGAGAATTATCTGCTTGAGCTGGAAGAAAAATGGGGAGAGAAGTATCCTTTAGTTATAAAATCCTGGCAGAACAATTGGGAAAACTTATCCAGTTATTTTAAGTATTCTGGGCAAGTTAGGAAGCTGATTTACACCACCAATCCAATTGAGGGGTTGCATAGACAAATCAGGAAATTTACTAAAACTAAGGGTTCATTTACTAGTACAAATGCCTTGTACAAACAGGTATATTGTGCTATAAAAAAGGTAGAGCAAAAGTGGATTATGGCTCTCCCTAATTGGGCTTTAACTATTTCTCAACTTGATATTTTCTTTCCAGATAGATTGAAAATTGAGTTGAACTAA